In Cotesia glomerata isolate CgM1 linkage group LG1, MPM_Cglom_v2.3, whole genome shotgun sequence, one genomic interval encodes:
- the LOC123261625 gene encoding acyl-CoA-binding protein homolog: MSLDQEFEQAAEYLKSLTKRPSKDEFLELYALFKQATIGDVNTDCPALFDLKGQAKWSRWNSKKGISKDKAKESYIAYTMGLLATYK; this comes from the exons ATGTCGCTAGATCAG GAATTTGAACAAGCTGCTGAATATCTTAAATCTTTAACCAAACGACCATCAAAAGATGAGTTCTTAGAATTGTACGCACTTTTTAAGCAGGCTACGATTGGTGACGTTAATACTG ATTGTCCAGCATTGTTCGACTTGAAAGGCCAAGCTAAATGGAGTCGATGGAATAGTAAAAAAGGAATTTCAAAGGATAAAGCTAAAGAATCATACATCGCTTATACAATGGGATTGCTTGcaacatataaataa